From the genome of Patescibacteria group bacterium, one region includes:
- the dnaJ gene encoding molecular chaperone DnaJ encodes MGKDYYKILGVEKGSSQDEIKKAFRKKAHEYHPDKKTGDEAKFKEINEAYQVLGDAKKKSQYDQFGSGFQNGQAGGAGGPGPGGFDGMNINMDDLGDMFGGFGDIFGFGGGGGRKRAQRGSDIETNVVIDFSEAVFGVEKEINIRKKTTCDKCKGEGAEPGSDVETCATCNGAGRVSRVQQTILGSIQTQTTCPACNGEGKEFSQKCTKCHGHGITLENIKLNIKIPAGIDNGESLRMPANGEAGEKGAPAGDLYIRVNVKEDKRFSREGIDIVSKKEISFTQAVLGDKIEVETVDGVVKLKIPEGTQSGTIFKMKGRGVNKLNGRGRGDHLVKVVILTPKNLDKKQRKILQDLNI; translated from the coding sequence ATGGGAAAAGATTATTATAAAATTTTAGGAGTTGAAAAGGGTTCTTCTCAAGATGAAATAAAAAAAGCTTTTAGAAAAAAGGCTCATGAATATCACCCAGATAAAAAAACCGGAGATGAAGCAAAGTTTAAAGAAATAAATGAAGCTTATCAGGTTTTAGGTGATGCTAAGAAAAAGTCACAGTATGATCAATTTGGTTCAGGTTTTCAAAATGGTCAAGCTGGTGGAGCTGGAGGACCTGGTCCTGGTGGGTTTGACGGAATGAATATAAATATGGATGACCTCGGTGATATGTTTGGTGGCTTCGGTGATATATTTGGCTTCGGTGGTGGTGGAGGAAGAAAAAGAGCACAGAGAGGATCTGATATAGAAACAAATGTAGTCATTGATTTTTCTGAAGCAGTTTTTGGTGTGGAGAAGGAAATAAATATTAGAAAGAAAACAACTTGTGATAAATGTAAGGGTGAAGGAGCGGAGCCTGGGTCTGATGTTGAAACCTGCGCTACTTGTAATGGTGCTGGTCGTGTTTCGAGAGTTCAGCAAACAATCCTTGGTTCAATCCAGACGCAAACGACTTGCCCTGCTTGTAATGGCGAGGGGAAGGAATTTTCCCAGAAATGCACTAAGTGTCATGGACATGGAATAACACTAGAAAATATAAAACTTAATATAAAAATTCCAGCCGGGATAGATAACGGTGAATCTTTAAGGATGCCTGCTAACGGCGAGGCTGGAGAAAAGGGAGCTCCTGCGGGAGATCTTTATATCAGGGTTAATGTTAAGGAAGATAAAAGGTTTTCTAGGGAAGGAATTGACATTGTCTCTAAAAAGGAAATTAGTTTTACTCAAGCTGTTTTAGGTGATAAAATAGAAGTAGAAACAGTTGATGGTGTAGTTAAACTAAAAATACCAGAAGGAACTCAGTCAGGGACTATTTTTAAGATGAAAGGCAGAGGAGTGAACAAACTAAATGGAAGAGGACGCGGGGATCATTTGGTAAAAGTTGTTATTTTAACTCCAAAAAATTTAGATAAAAAACAAAGGAAAATTTTACAAGATTTAAATATTTAA
- a CDS encoding DUF3467 domain-containing protein → MTNQEKQEKKAMPGGRQDIKIADNIPGAEYANAMQVNHTKDEIQMMFLNIFGGSGKVTGKIISSPGHLKRMVAALSDNLSKYEEKFGKIEESKINDKEIGFKG, encoded by the coding sequence ATGACAAATCAAGAAAAACAAGAAAAAAAAGCTATGCCTGGCGGAAGGCAGGACATTAAAATAGCAGATAATATTCCAGGGGCGGAATATGCAAATGCAATGCAAGTTAATCACACTAAAGACGAGATTCAGATGATGTTCCTAAATATATTTGGAGGTAGCGGAAAAGTAACAGGAAAAATAATCTCAAGTCCTGGGCATCTAAAGAGAATGGTTGCAGCTCTTAGTGATAATTTGTCAAAATATGAAGAGAAATTTGGTAAAATTGAAGAGTCAAAAATAAACGATAAAGAAATTGGCTTTAAAGGATAA
- the dnaK gene encoding molecular chaperone DnaK, translating into MGKILGIDLGTTNSAMAIIEGGQPKILENAEGNRTTPSIIAISKNNERLVGQTAKRQAVTNPENTLYAIKRLIGRKFEDGEVQKDLETAPYKIVKSGDGVKILMGGKEHSPQEISAMILGKMKADAEAKIGEKITEAVITVPAYFNDSQRQATKDAGKIAGLDVKRIINEPTAAALAYGFDKKKGQQIAVYDLGGGTFDISILDVSEDTVEVKSTNGDTHLGGEDFDQRIIKWIIDEFKKDQGIDLSKDPLALQRIKEAAEKAKIELSTTMETEINQPFITTDNEGPKHLVLKMSRSKLEELVGDLVEKTLEPCKAALKDAGMKTSDIEEIIMVGGMTRMPMVLAKVKEYFGKEPHLGVNPDEVVALGAAVQAGVLQGDVKDVLLLDVTPLTLGIETLGGVATPLIERNTTIPSSKAQIFSTAADNQASVEINVVQGERPMATDNKSLGRFMLDGLPPSPRGVPQVEVKFDIDANGILNVSATDKATNKEQKITITASSGLSEEEVEKMKKEAELHADEDKKKKETIETKNHADAVVFQTEKLIQESADKMKEEDKKELEEKLEALKKVKDSDDVEAIKAKMEELNTIAQKIGAAMYQQPDQAGTEAPKEGEEEKNEKEGPVEGEFEEGESKKTEEEDEQEKQDKTK; encoded by the coding sequence ATGGGAAAAATATTAGGAATCGATTTGGGAACCACTAATAGTGCTATGGCAATTATTGAAGGTGGTCAGCCTAAAATCTTAGAAAATGCAGAAGGAAATAGAACAACTCCGTCTATCATTGCAATTTCAAAAAATAATGAAAGACTAGTTGGTCAAACAGCTAAAAGACAAGCAGTAACTAATCCAGAAAATACTTTGTATGCGATTAAAAGATTAATCGGCAGAAAGTTTGAAGATGGTGAAGTTCAAAAAGATTTAGAAACAGCACCATACAAAATTGTTAAATCTGGTGATGGTGTAAAGATATTAATGGGTGGGAAGGAACATTCTCCTCAAGAAATATCAGCTATGATTTTGGGTAAAATGAAAGCAGATGCTGAAGCAAAAATTGGTGAAAAAATAACCGAAGCTGTTATTACGGTTCCTGCTTACTTTAATGATTCACAAAGGCAGGCTACAAAAGATGCTGGTAAGATTGCCGGTCTTGATGTAAAGCGTATTATTAATGAACCGACAGCAGCCGCACTCGCCTATGGATTTGATAAGAAAAAGGGACAGCAAATTGCAGTTTATGACCTTGGTGGAGGAACTTTTGATATCTCCATTTTGGATGTTTCTGAAGATACAGTAGAAGTTAAATCAACAAATGGTGACACTCATCTTGGTGGTGAAGATTTTGATCAGAGAATTATTAAATGGATTATTGATGAATTTAAAAAAGATCAAGGAATCGATTTGTCTAAAGACCCTCTAGCCCTACAAAGAATAAAAGAAGCTGCTGAGAAAGCGAAGATTGAACTATCAACTACAATGGAGACTGAAATCAATCAGCCATTTATTACAACCGACAACGAAGGACCTAAGCATTTGGTTTTGAAAATGTCTAGATCTAAGTTGGAGGAATTAGTTGGTGACTTAGTCGAAAAAACTCTTGAACCATGTAAGGCGGCCCTAAAAGACGCCGGAATGAAAACTTCTGATATTGAAGAAATAATTATGGTTGGAGGTATGACAAGAATGCCAATGGTGCTAGCTAAAGTTAAAGAATATTTTGGGAAAGAACCTCATTTAGGTGTAAACCCTGATGAGGTTGTAGCCCTGGGAGCTGCAGTTCAAGCAGGTGTCTTGCAAGGTGATGTTAAAGATGTTTTACTTTTGGATGTTACTCCGTTAACTCTTGGCATTGAAACTCTTGGTGGTGTTGCCACTCCGCTAATTGAAAGAAATACAACCATTCCATCATCAAAGGCTCAAATCTTCTCAACTGCTGCAGATAACCAAGCAAGTGTAGAGATTAATGTTGTTCAAGGAGAACGTCCTATGGCTACAGACAATAAAAGTCTTGGTAGGTTTATGCTTGATGGTCTTCCGCCATCTCCAAGAGGAGTTCCTCAAGTGGAGGTGAAATTTGACATTGATGCAAATGGTATACTAAATGTTTCAGCAACCGATAAGGCTACAAATAAAGAACAGAAAATTACTATCACTGCTTCATCAGGTCTCTCAGAAGAGGAAGTAGAAAAGATGAAAAAGGAAGCAGAATTACATGCCGATGAAGACAAGAAAAAGAAAGAAACGATTGAAACTAAAAATCATGCCGATGCTGTTGTTTTCCAAACCGAAAAGCTTATTCAGGAGTCAGCTGATAAAATGAAAGAAGAAGACAAAAAAGAACTTGAAGAGAAATTAGAAGCTTTAAAGAAAGTAAAAGACTCAGATGATGTAGAGGCTATTAAAGCTAAAATGGAAGAATTAAATACAATTGCTCAAAAAATAGGAGCTGCTATGTATCAACAACCTGATCAAGCTGGGACTGAAGCACCGAAGGAAGGTGAGGAAGAAAAGAATGAGAAGGAAGGACCAGTGGAAGGAGAATTTGAAGAAGGTGAATCTAAAAAAACCGAAGAAGAAGACGAACAGGAAAAACAAGATAAGACAAAGTAA
- a CDS encoding Hsp20/alpha crystallin family protein, whose amino-acid sequence MTRLVKWSPFFDGFEDFEELFPALRGEKSGFVPAVDMYQDEKNVVVEVQLAGIDPEDVEISIENDVLIVRGQSEKTSEVDDKNYYKKEIKRGNFYRTIQLPSHVNGDATDAEATDGVLKITIPKTTEVKSKTIKIKTKNKK is encoded by the coding sequence ATGACAAGATTAGTAAAATGGTCACCGTTCTTTGATGGCTTTGAAGATTTTGAAGAATTGTTTCCTGCCCTGAGAGGGGAGAAATCAGGCTTTGTTCCAGCTGTCGACATGTACCAAGACGAGAAAAACGTAGTTGTTGAAGTTCAATTGGCGGGGATTGATCCAGAGGATGTCGAAATTTCAATTGAGAATGATGTTTTAATAGTTAGAGGCCAAAGTGAAAAGACAAGTGAAGTAGATGATAAAAATTATTATAAAAAAGAAATAAAAAGAGGAAATTTTTATAGAACCATCCAATTGCCATCCCATGTCAATGGAGATGCTACGGATGCGGAAGCTACGGATGGAGTATTGAAAATAACTATTCCAAAAACGACAGAAGTAAAATCAAAAACTATTAAAATAAAAACTAAGAATAAAAAATAA
- the grpE gene encoding nucleotide exchange factor GrpE: MEKQEKKYPLVVTGSFIFNDKDELFLMKSPQWKNKYICPGGKVEIGETIEQATKRETKEETNIDIKEIELLGVLEGLDVDKHLDKKYKHLIFLNNRAIVKNAKKIILNEEGTKYKWLRVSEWLVRDDLGKYTKEALDKFLGEKDEYKDMYKRALADYQNLLKQGAQEKQEFLKYANEQIVYDLIPVFDNLKLAIKHADEKAQENPWFAGVVHVTKQLEDVLSNIGLEELKAEGLKFDHNTMEALEKEETEDKKKDGFVSKIMKPGYKLKDKIINHTKVVVYEYIKK, translated from the coding sequence ATGGAGAAACAAGAAAAAAAATATCCCTTAGTGGTTACTGGATCATTTATCTTTAACGATAAAGATGAATTATTTCTAATGAAATCACCTCAATGGAAAAATAAATATATTTGCCCAGGCGGTAAAGTTGAAATTGGGGAGACAATAGAACAAGCCACAAAAAGGGAAACAAAAGAAGAAACAAATATTGATATTAAAGAAATTGAGTTATTGGGGGTTTTGGAAGGGTTGGATGTAGATAAGCATTTAGATAAAAAATACAAACATTTAATTTTTCTAAATAACAGAGCAATTGTTAAAAATGCTAAAAAAATAATATTAAATGAAGAAGGAACAAAGTATAAGTGGTTGAGAGTTTCAGAATGGCTCGTTCGTGACGACTTAGGAAAATACACAAAAGAAGCTTTGGATAAATTTTTAGGTGAAAAGGATGAATACAAAGATATGTACAAAAGAGCCTTGGCTGATTATCAGAACCTTCTAAAACAAGGAGCTCAAGAAAAACAAGAATTTTTGAAATATGCTAATGAGCAAATTGTCTATGATTTGATTCCAGTTTTTGATAATTTGAAACTAGCAATTAAACATGCTGACGAAAAAGCACAAGAAAACCCTTGGTTTGCAGGAGTAGTCCATGTAACGAAACAACTTGAAGATGTATTATCAAATATAGGTCTCGAAGAGCTAAAAGCAGAAGGACTGAAATTTGATCACAATACAATGGAGGCCCTAGAGAAGGAAGAAACAGAAGACAAGAAAAAGGATGGTTTTGTCTCGAAAATTATGAAGCCAGGGTATAAATTAAAAGATAAAATAATAAATCACACAAAAGTTGTGGTTTATGAATATATTAAAAAGTAA
- a CDS encoding DeoR family transcriptional regulator translates to MNERKQLILNTIIKEYISTGIPVSSGVLVDKYSLEVSPATVRNDMVYLENEGHIVQPHTSAGRIPTEDAYRFYLENISDKKLAQKDFSVIKDILSNGDEKDFKQVAKEIAKLSGQTVFWAFHKNSLYYTGVSNLLNQPEFRQADVIYDISLIIDHMDETIEKVFEGLPLNENVILLGSENPFGDMCGTVMFKYKHKNNMGLFGIMGPVRMDYQYCLSIANFIKEELNSK, encoded by the coding sequence ATGAATGAAAGAAAACAGTTAATATTAAATACAATCATTAAAGAATATATAAGTACTGGAATTCCTGTTAGTTCTGGGGTTTTGGTTGATAAATATAGTCTAGAAGTATCACCTGCGACTGTCAGAAATGACATGGTTTATTTGGAAAATGAGGGTCATATCGTACAGCCTCACACCTCTGCTGGACGTATCCCGACAGAAGACGCTTATCGATTTTATCTTGAAAATATTTCTGATAAAAAATTAGCACAAAAAGACTTCTCCGTGATAAAAGACATTTTAAGCAATGGTGACGAAAAGGATTTTAAACAAGTCGCTAAAGAAATTGCTAAATTGTCAGGTCAAACAGTTTTCTGGGCCTTCCATAAGAATAGTCTTTATTATACAGGCGTTTCAAATCTTCTCAATCAACCAGAGTTTAGGCAGGCTGATGTGATATATGATATTTCTTTGATAATTGACCATATGGACGAAACTATTGAAAAAGTCTTTGAAGGCTTGCCTCTGAATGAGAATGTAATTTTACTTGGTTCAGAAAATCCTTTTGGTGATATGTGTGGAACGGTTATGTTTAAGTACAAGCATAAAAATAACATGGGCCTTTTTGGAATAATGGGACCAGTTAGGATGGATTATCAATATTGTCTATCAATTGCAAATTTTATAAAAGAAGAATTAAATAGTAAATAA
- the mrdA gene encoding penicillin-binding protein 2, translating to MKILSSFYNKNNNNIGSDPFSIKEGSFHDGVLKNSSLRRQWTENSFDPSVGKKDTIGRNFNFNKIYLLAVILIFFISILFGRTAWLQVVKGDYYYMMAEGNRIREERIEPKRGIIYDRNGNTLVRNKANFVLYFIPIDLPRDDIKIQDDIKIKVVSSERMEIFKRISEITDKISLEELENIYSSVTIGSFESYRPLFVADGIDYEKAIKLYLEADRMPGVVVSNKIKREYNLYSMTLSHILGYTGIISREELDSSSDEYSPIDYIGKMGVEYFWENELKGINGKKQIEVDALGYEKKIISKTEAEDGHNLVLSLDIVMQKKMEEIIISYLEKLSLGKASAVILNPNNGEVLTLVSYPSYNNNAFARGITQEEYSSLLEHPDNPLFNRAVSGEFPSGSTIKPVMAAAALQEGVITEKTSFLSTGGVSIGQWYFPDWRAGGHGITDVRKAISQSVNTFFYYIGGGDNNNFQGLGLERIIEYEEKFGLGAQTGIDLAGEADGFLPTREWKEEVKEEPWYIGDTYHLSIGQGDLLVTPLQVVNFISFFANGGTMYRPHLIKQILDGDDVILADVKGEAVRDGFIDNYNVQVVRQGMRETVTEGSARSLSNLPVTSAGKTGTAQWSSVKDNHAWYTGFAPYENPELAFVVLVEEGVEGSAVSVPIMREFLEWYYKEYKPIEE from the coding sequence ATGAAAATATTAAGTAGTTTTTACAATAAAAATAATAATAATATAGGCAGTGACCCATTTTCTATAAAAGAGGGTTCTTTTCATGATGGCGTTTTAAAAAATTCTTCTCTTAGAAGACAGTGGACTGAAAATTCTTTCGATCCAAGTGTTGGGAAAAAAGACACCATTGGAAGAAATTTTAATTTTAATAAAATTTATTTGTTGGCAGTAATTTTAATATTTTTTATTTCAATCCTTTTTGGGAGAACGGCTTGGCTACAAGTCGTAAAGGGTGATTATTATTATATGATGGCTGAAGGTAATAGAATAAGAGAAGAGAGAATTGAACCAAAAAGAGGAATAATTTATGACAGGAATGGAAACACTTTGGTTAGAAACAAGGCCAATTTTGTTTTGTATTTTATACCAATCGATTTACCTCGGGATGACATTAAAATACAAGATGATATTAAAATAAAAGTTGTTAGCTCAGAACGAATGGAAATTTTTAAACGAATTTCTGAAATAACAGATAAAATTTCTTTGGAAGAATTGGAGAATATCTATTCTTCCGTAACAATAGGATCGTTTGAATCATATCGACCCCTTTTTGTTGCGGATGGAATTGATTATGAGAAAGCAATTAAACTATATTTGGAAGCAGATAGGATGCCAGGGGTTGTTGTTTCCAATAAAATCAAGAGAGAATACAATCTTTACAGCATGACTCTCTCTCACATCTTGGGGTATACAGGGATAATAAGCCGTGAAGAATTAGACAGTTCTAGCGATGAGTATAGTCCGATAGATTATATAGGTAAAATGGGTGTTGAGTATTTTTGGGAGAATGAACTAAAAGGAATAAATGGTAAGAAACAAATTGAAGTCGATGCCTTGGGTTATGAGAAAAAAATTATAAGTAAAACTGAAGCAGAAGATGGACATAATTTAGTTTTGTCTCTAGATATTGTGATGCAAAAGAAGATGGAGGAAATTATTATTTCATATCTTGAAAAACTAAGTCTTGGGAAGGCTTCGGCTGTAATTCTTAATCCAAATAATGGTGAGGTGCTAACTTTGGTAAGTTATCCTTCATATAATAACAATGCTTTTGCACGTGGTATTACACAAGAAGAATATTCATCTCTTTTGGAGCATCCCGACAATCCATTGTTCAATAGAGCGGTTAGTGGCGAATTTCCTTCAGGTTCAACTATTAAACCAGTCATGGCAGCTGCCGCTTTGCAGGAAGGGGTTATAACAGAGAAGACCAGTTTTCTGAGCACGGGAGGTGTTAGTATTGGTCAGTGGTATTTTCCTGATTGGCGTGCTGGTGGACATGGCATCACAGATGTTCGCAAGGCCATATCTCAGTCAGTTAATACTTTCTTCTACTATATTGGCGGAGGAGATAATAATAATTTCCAAGGTCTAGGGCTTGAAAGAATTATAGAGTATGAAGAAAAATTTGGACTGGGAGCGCAAACTGGGATTGATTTAGCTGGGGAGGCTGATGGATTTTTGCCTACCAGGGAATGGAAAGAAGAAGTTAAAGAGGAACCTTGGTATATTGGGGATACTTATCATCTATCTATTGGGCAGGGTGATTTGCTTGTTACCCCCTTGCAAGTAGTAAACTTTATTTCATTTTTTGCGAATGGGGGGACCATGTATAGACCTCATTTAATAAAACAAATATTAGACGGAGACGATGTTATTCTAGCTGATGTGAAAGGAGAGGCTGTTCGAGATGGATTCATTGATAATTATAATGTTCAAGTAGTCAGACAAGGAATGAGAGAAACAGTAACAGAAGGCTCAGCTAGAAGCTTAAGTAATCTTCCAGTTACATCAGCCGGAAAAACAGGAACAGCTCAGTGGTCTTCGGTCAAAGATAATCATGCTTGGTATACAGGCTTTGCTCCATATGAAAATCCAGAGCTGGCTTTTGTGGTTTTAGTGGAGGAGGGAGTAGAAGGAAGTGCTGTGTCTGTTCCAATAATGCGAGAATTTTTGGAGTGGTATTATAAGGAGTATAAACCGATTGAGGAATAG
- a CDS encoding rod shape-determining protein MreC, with protein sequence MPKSAINSKKTFIYLAVIGLLIFLHFTGISKPIEGLFARVMNPVSKVFYSGGSKIRNAYGDQVDKRDQNFVITELQQDNRKLLAENAKLKTIEEENEYLKNQIDFRKENDYKYLLAEIVSRNDLMNNSSEEKSIIIDKGARDGLREGFVLLDGEGVVIGKIIEARDSISRACLVVDKKCKFAAAVQNEDRTSGVVEGELGLTMKMDLIPQTEVLEKGNIIVSSGLENNIPRGLVIGRVSEVIKENNNLWQSAVIEPLVNFDDLVIVSIVISE encoded by the coding sequence ATGCCTAAGTCTGCAATAAATTCAAAAAAAACTTTTATATATCTGGCAGTTATTGGACTGCTTATTTTTTTGCATTTTACTGGTATATCTAAACCAATAGAGGGGCTTTTTGCTAGAGTTATGAACCCCGTTTCTAAGGTTTTTTATTCTGGTGGATCAAAAATTAGGAATGCCTACGGTGATCAGGTTGACAAAAGAGACCAAAATTTTGTTATTACCGAATTACAGCAAGACAATAGAAAATTGCTAGCAGAGAATGCTAAATTAAAAACAATTGAAGAGGAAAATGAATATTTGAAAAATCAGATTGACTTTAGAAAGGAGAATGATTATAAGTATCTACTTGCTGAGATTGTTTCCAGGAACGACTTGATGAACAATTCTTCTGAAGAAAAATCAATTATTATTGACAAGGGGGCTAGGGACGGACTTCGCGAAGGTTTTGTTCTTCTTGATGGAGAAGGGGTCGTAATAGGAAAAATTATTGAAGCCAGAGATAGTATCTCAAGGGCCTGTCTAGTCGTAGATAAAAAATGTAAATTTGCCGCTGCTGTTCAGAATGAAGATAGAACATCTGGTGTTGTTGAGGGAGAGCTTGGCTTAACAATGAAAATGGACTTGATTCCTCAGACAGAGGTTCTAGAAAAAGGAAATATCATTGTTAGTTCCGGCCTCGAAAACAATATCCCCAGAGGACTTGTGATAGGAAGAGTTTCCGAGGTTATAAAAGAAAATAATAATCTTTGGCAGAGTGCAGTGATTGAACCTTTGGTTAATTTTGATGATCTCGTGATAGTTAGTATAGTAATATCAGAATAA
- a CDS encoding rod shape-determining protein, producing the protein MFNKLLGKFSKDVGIDLGTKNTLVYTQDKGIIINEPSVVAVNKRTDEILAVGEEARIMVGKTPSHIQAIRPLVDGVISDFEVTEKMLKYFINKVHSESFTLIPRPRVIIGIPLDITEVEKKAVEDAAKSAGARQVYLIEESMAAAIGTRLPVADATATMIVDIGGGTTEISVISLGGVVTYKTLRLAGNELDNNIIQFIREEFNILIGEQVAENIKVRIGSATGLKEAVEMEVRGRDLINGLPRAVTVTDTQIREALSKTINIIIENIKITLEKTPPELVSDIYEKGIVLTGGGAILRGIDKEIAQATKIPVRVAEDPLTCVVRGTGILLSDPELLEKVLTPSSDEL; encoded by the coding sequence ATGTTCAATAAATTATTAGGAAAATTTAGTAAAGATGTAGGTATTGATTTGGGTACGAAGAATACCTTGGTTTATACTCAGGACAAGGGTATTATTATTAACGAACCATCAGTTGTGGCTGTTAATAAAAGGACTGATGAAATATTGGCAGTTGGAGAAGAAGCTCGAATCATGGTTGGTAAAACACCATCACACATACAGGCCATAAGACCATTGGTGGATGGAGTAATTTCTGATTTTGAAGTAACAGAAAAAATGCTTAAATATTTCATTAATAAAGTTCATAGTGAAAGTTTTACTCTGATTCCTAGACCAAGAGTAATTATAGGCATTCCTCTTGATATTACTGAAGTAGAAAAAAAGGCAGTTGAGGATGCTGCAAAATCTGCTGGTGCCAGACAGGTCTATTTAATCGAAGAGTCCATGGCCGCAGCCATTGGGACAAGACTTCCTGTGGCTGATGCTACAGCAACAATGATAGTGGATATTGGTGGAGGAACAACCGAAATATCTGTTATATCGCTTGGTGGTGTAGTTACCTACAAAACACTTCGCCTAGCCGGAAATGAGCTTGATAATAATATTATTCAGTTTATTCGTGAAGAATTCAATATATTAATTGGTGAACAGGTGGCTGAAAATATAAAAGTAAGGATAGGTTCAGCCACAGGCTTAAAGGAAGCAGTTGAGATGGAGGTGCGTGGTCGTGATCTTATAAATGGTTTGCCCCGAGCAGTGACTGTTACAGATACTCAGATTAGGGAAGCACTTTCAAAAACAATCAATATAATAATAGAAAACATAAAAATAACTTTAGAAAAAACTCCACCAGAGTTAGTTTCCGATATCTATGAAAAGGGAATAGTTTTAACCGGGGGAGGTGCTATTTTGCGAGGGATAGACAAAGAAATAGCCCAGGCAACAAAAATACCTGTTAGAGTAGCCGAAGACCCTTTAACCTGCGTTGTTCGAGGAACAGGAATTCTTTTGAGTGACCCTGAGTTATTGGAAAAAGTATTAACACCCAGTTCTGATGAATTATAA
- a CDS encoding His/Gly/Thr/Pro-type tRNA ligase C-terminal domain-containing protein yields MRQSKNFIKATKDLPKDETSFNAQALIRAGFIDKLGAGIYTYLPYGLRVLKKISQIVREEMDKIGGQELLMPALNPKENWVQTNRWEGFDALFKLGNSSDSKEYALAPTHEEIVTPLVQKHVFSYKDLPVYPYHIQTKFRNEKRAKAGLIRGREFLMKDLYSFHVDNDDLNNFYLNAQKAYFKIFERCGLLENTYLTYASGGSFSKYSHEFQTVTEAGEDTIYICQDCSVAINSEIIEEQNACPNCGNEKLEEEKAVEVGNIFKLATKFSEPFGFQYVDEEGNKKPVIMGCYGIGPSRIMGTVVEVHHDEKGIVWPDELSPYRVHLIELKSDNKDVKKLAEGLYEELMNKDIEVLYDDRDFSAGAKFAEADLIGCTYRVVISEKNLKKNVFEFKKRDEEKAEMLEKEELIDKLLIS; encoded by the coding sequence ATGAGACAATCGAAGAATTTTATTAAAGCAACAAAAGACTTACCAAAAGATGAAACAAGCTTTAATGCTCAGGCCCTAATTAGGGCTGGTTTTATTGATAAGCTCGGAGCAGGTATTTATACTTATTTGCCTTATGGCCTTAGAGTTTTAAAAAAAATATCTCAAATAGTCAGAGAAGAGATGGACAAGATTGGTGGACAAGAACTCTTGATGCCAGCGCTAAATCCAAAAGAAAATTGGGTACAAACAAATCGTTGGGAAGGTTTTGATGCGTTGTTTAAATTGGGAAATTCATCAGATTCAAAGGAATATGCCCTAGCTCCAACACATGAAGAAATAGTTACCCCATTGGTTCAAAAACACGTTTTTTCGTACAAAGACTTACCTGTTTATCCTTATCATATTCAAACAAAATTTAGAAATGAAAAAAGAGCGAAGGCTGGTCTTATTAGAGGTCGAGAATTTCTAATGAAGGATCTTTATTCTTTTCATGTTGATAATGATGATTTAAATAATTTTTATTTGAATGCTCAGAAAGCATATTTTAAAATTTTTGAAAGATGTGGTTTGTTGGAGAATACATATTTAACCTATGCTTCTGGTGGTTCTTTTTCAAAATATTCTCATGAATTCCAAACGGTAACTGAGGCAGGGGAAGACACTATCTATATTTGCCAAGATTGTAGTGTTGCAATAAATAGTGAAATTATTGAAGAACAAAATGCTTGTCCCAATTGTGGAAATGAAAAATTAGAAGAAGAGAAGGCAGTGGAAGTTGGTAATATTTTTAAACTTGCTACGAAGTTTTCTGAGCCTTTTGGTTTCCAATATGTGGACGAAGAGGGAAATAAAAAACCTGTTATTATGGGTTGCTACGGCATAGGTCCTAGTAGAATTATGGGGACTGTGGTTGAAGTTCATCATGACGAGAAAGGAATTGTTTGGCCAGACGAGCTTAGCCCCTATAGAGTGCATTTAATTGAACTGAAAAGTGACAACAAAGATGTTAAAAAACTTGCTGAGGGATTGTATGAAGAATTAATGAACAAAGACATTGAAGTATTATATGACGACAGGGATTTTAGTGCTGGCGCAAAATTTGCTGAAGCTGATTTAATCGGATGCACTTATAGAGTTGTAATTAGTGAAAAAAACTTAAAGAAAAATGTTTTTGAATTCAAAAAAAGAGATGAGGAAAAAGCAGAGATGTTAGAAAAAGAAGAATTAATAGACAAATTGCTTATTTCATAA